A stretch of Syntrophaceae bacterium DNA encodes these proteins:
- the rpsO gene encoding 30S ribosomal protein S15: MLDTEKRKDIIKSYQLHEGDTGSPEVQIALLSARIEYLTEHFKMHQKDHHSRRGLLKLVGQRRRLLDYLKKCDVDRYRSIISRLGLRK, encoded by the coding sequence GTGTTAGATACGGAGAAGAGAAAAGACATCATCAAGAGCTATCAACTCCATGAGGGGGATACCGGTTCCCCGGAAGTGCAGATTGCCCTCCTCAGCGCCCGAATTGAATATCTGACGGAGCATTTCAAAATGCACCAGAAAGATCATCACTCTCGGAGAGGACTCTTGAAGCTTGTCGGCCAGCGTCGGAGACTGCTGGATTACCTGAAGAAATGCGATGTGGATCGATATCGAAGCATCATCTCCCGGTTGG